One Owenweeksia hongkongensis DSM 17368 genomic region harbors:
- a CDS encoding RNA polymerase sigma factor translates to MEFCQSLPYRTKQPLEENLQQDLINKCLKGDSLAQYRLFDLYVKAMYNTVLRLVENKMEAEDIVQEGFVKAFGKLDQFKGNSTFGAWLKRIMVNQALDSLKKKSLEIVPFPVNEAAFEDDHSPEESNDLMPSPAVVNAQILKLPKGCRMIFTLYQIEGYEQKQVAEMLDVSLSTVKTQYRRARLLLKERLMALKDER, encoded by the coding sequence TTGGAATTTTGCCAGTCTTTACCATACAGAACCAAGCAACCGTTGGAAGAAAACCTGCAACAAGACCTGATTAACAAATGCCTTAAGGGCGATTCGCTGGCGCAATACAGACTTTTTGATTTGTATGTAAAAGCGATGTACAACACTGTGCTACGCTTGGTTGAAAATAAAATGGAAGCCGAAGACATTGTGCAGGAAGGCTTTGTGAAAGCATTTGGTAAGCTAGACCAGTTTAAAGGGAATTCAACTTTTGGAGCTTGGCTAAAACGGATTATGGTAAACCAAGCTTTGGATAGCTTAAAAAAGAAGAGCCTCGAAATAGTTCCCTTTCCAGTAAATGAGGCCGCTTTTGAAGATGATCATTCACCTGAAGAGAGCAACGACTTAATGCCTAGTCCGGCAGTGGTAAATGCGCAAATACTAAAATTACCCAAGGGCTGCAGAATGATTTTCACCCTTTATCAAATAGAGGGGTATGAGCAAAAGCAAGTGGCCGAAATGCTGGATGTTTCGCTAAGCACTGTAAAAACACAGTATCGAAGAGCCCGATTACTATTGAAAGAACGATTAATGGCACTGAAAGATGAAAGATAA